A portion of the Anoxybacillus gonensis genome contains these proteins:
- the hemH gene encoding ferrochelatase, which translates to MSKKVMGLLVMAYGTPYKEEDLERYYTHIRHGRKPSEEMLADLRERYEAIGGISPLAAITKEQAEKLAERLNEVQDDVEFRVYLGLKHIEPFVEDAVRQMYEDGVTEAVSIVLAPHFSTFSVKSYNGRAKEEAARLGGPTLTCVESWYTEPKFIQYWADRVKETYATMSEQERNKAVLIVSAHSLPEKIIAMGDPYPKQLQETADLIAKEAGVSEYVIGWQSAGNTPEPWLGPDVQDLTRQLYEEKKYEAFVYVPAGFVADHLEVLYDNDIECKQVTDELGVSYYRPPMPNAHPQFIDALATVVLNHLRKEGESL; encoded by the coding sequence ATGTCAAAAAAAGTCATGGGACTGCTTGTCATGGCGTATGGTACGCCATACAAAGAGGAGGATTTAGAGCGATATTATACACATATTCGTCACGGTCGCAAACCGTCGGAAGAAATGTTGGCCGATCTTCGTGAGCGATATGAAGCGATCGGGGGGATTTCTCCGCTTGCGGCCATTACGAAGGAACAGGCGGAAAAGCTTGCTGAACGGCTAAATGAAGTGCAAGATGACGTTGAATTTCGCGTATACTTAGGGTTGAAGCATATTGAACCGTTCGTTGAAGATGCCGTTCGGCAAATGTATGAAGACGGTGTGACAGAAGCGGTTTCGATCGTATTAGCCCCACATTTTTCAACATTTAGCGTCAAATCGTACAACGGGCGAGCGAAAGAAGAAGCGGCTCGTTTAGGTGGACCGACATTGACGTGTGTGGAAAGTTGGTATACTGAGCCAAAATTTATTCAATATTGGGCAGATCGAGTAAAAGAAACGTATGCAACGATGTCTGAGCAAGAACGAAACAAAGCTGTATTAATTGTGTCAGCGCATAGCTTGCCTGAAAAAATTATTGCTATGGGAGATCCGTATCCGAAACAGCTACAAGAAACAGCAGATTTGATTGCGAAAGAAGCAGGTGTTTCCGAGTATGTGATCGGATGGCAAAGTGCAGGGAATACGCCAGAGCCGTGGTTAGGCCCTGATGTGCAAGATTTAACACGACAATTATACGAAGAAAAGAAATACGAAGCGTTTGTGTATGTTCCAGCGGGGTTTGTCGCAGATCATTTAGAAGTATTATACGATAACGACATTGAATGTAAGCAAGTAACGGACGAATTAGGGGTAAGTTACTATCGTCCACCGATGCCAAATGCGCATCCACAGTTTATTGACGCCCTTGCAACCGTTGTTTTAAACCATTTACGTAAAGAAGGCGAGTCATTATGA
- the hemE gene encoding uroporphyrinogen decarboxylase: protein MDMMIKNDTFLRACRGEATEYVPVWYMRQAGRSQPEYRALKEKYSLFEITHQPELCAYVTRLPVEQYNVDAAILYKDIMSPLPAIGVDVDIKAGIGPVIANPIRSLADVERLGEIDPESDVPYVLETIRILTKEQLTVPLIGFAGAPFTLASYMIEGGPSKNYNKTKAFMYAEPKAWFALMDKLADMTIRYVKAQIRAGASAIQIFDSWVGAVNVADYRQFIKPTMERIFTALRDENVPLIMFGVGASHLAKEWHDLPLDVVGLDWRLPIREAKDMGLTKALQGNLDPAVLLAPWEVIEARVKQILDEGMAHEGGYVFNLGHGIFPQIQPETLKRLTAFIHEYSAKRKG from the coding sequence ATGGACATGATGATTAAAAACGATACATTTTTACGCGCTTGTCGCGGAGAAGCGACGGAATACGTTCCAGTTTGGTACATGAGACAAGCAGGACGTTCACAACCAGAATATCGGGCTTTAAAGGAAAAGTATTCCCTTTTTGAAATTACTCATCAACCAGAGCTATGTGCGTACGTGACACGTTTGCCTGTCGAACAATATAACGTCGATGCGGCGATTCTTTACAAAGATATTATGTCACCGCTTCCAGCCATCGGGGTTGACGTTGATATTAAAGCGGGAATTGGACCGGTCATTGCGAATCCAATTCGCTCTCTTGCCGATGTCGAACGCCTCGGTGAAATCGACCCAGAAAGTGATGTACCGTACGTGCTTGAAACGATTCGAATATTAACGAAAGAGCAACTGACTGTGCCATTAATTGGTTTTGCCGGTGCGCCGTTTACATTAGCGAGCTACATGATTGAAGGTGGGCCGTCGAAAAACTATAATAAAACGAAAGCGTTTATGTATGCAGAACCGAAAGCATGGTTTGCACTGATGGATAAACTAGCGGATATGACGATTCGTTACGTCAAAGCGCAAATTCGCGCAGGAGCAAGCGCGATTCAAATTTTCGATTCATGGGTCGGAGCGGTGAACGTTGCCGATTATCGTCAATTTATTAAACCGACGATGGAGCGTATTTTTACAGCACTTCGCGACGAAAATGTGCCGCTTATTATGTTCGGTGTCGGTGCAAGTCATTTAGCGAAAGAATGGCATGACTTGCCGCTTGACGTCGTCGGTTTAGATTGGCGTTTACCAATTCGTGAAGCGAAAGACATGGGACTAACAAAAGCGCTCCAAGGCAACTTAGATCCAGCCGTGTTGCTTGCGCCATGGGAAGTGATTGAAGCGCGCGTGAAACAAATTTTAGATGAAGGAATGGCACATGAAGGTGGGTACGTATTTAACTTAGGGCATGGCATTTTCCCACAAATTCAGCCGGAGACGTTAAAACGGCTTACGGCGTTTATCCATGAATATTCAGCAAAAAGAAAAGGATGA